A single region of the Terriglobia bacterium genome encodes:
- the def gene encoding peptide deformylase — MILPVVTYGHPILRQKGARVEKVTPQIKQLIKDLLDTMYAAAGVGLAAQQVGHALQLTVIDVREIKDRPSTLQFHGQPADINAFMPLVLMNPEIVPVAPPVAGPEGCLSFPEIYADIARPESVDVVALGENGQRLEFRCGGLLARAVQHETDHLQGILFIDRMNPETKKELKPQLEELRRRNRN, encoded by the coding sequence ATGATTCTTCCCGTCGTCACATACGGGCATCCGATCCTGCGACAAAAGGGCGCCCGCGTTGAGAAGGTCACGCCGCAAATCAAACAGTTGATAAAGGATTTGCTGGATACCATGTACGCCGCCGCGGGAGTCGGACTGGCCGCCCAACAGGTGGGCCACGCGCTGCAACTGACCGTGATCGACGTGCGAGAAATCAAAGACCGGCCTTCAACTCTGCAATTCCACGGACAGCCGGCCGACATCAACGCGTTCATGCCGCTCGTGTTGATGAACCCGGAAATCGTTCCTGTGGCGCCACCAGTGGCGGGCCCGGAAGGATGTTTGAGCTTCCCTGAAATTTATGCCGACATCGCCCGGCCCGAATCGGTGGATGTCGTCGCGCTCGGTGAGAATGGTCAGCGCCTTGAGTTTCGCTGCGGCGGCCTGCTCGCCCGCGCGGTCCAGCATGAAACCGATCACCTTCAGGGCATACTCTTTATCGATCGCATGAACCCCGAGACCAAGAAAGAGCTCAAACCCCAGTTGGAAGAGCTGAGGCGGAGAAACCGGAATTGA